One segment of Ziziphus jujuba cultivar Dongzao chromosome 12, ASM3175591v1 DNA contains the following:
- the LOC107418234 gene encoding uncharacterized protein At1g66480 — translation MGNSLGGKKTTKVMKINGETFKLKTPIQANEVVKDYPGHVLLESESVKHFGTRAKPLEPHQELQPKRLYFLVELPKVQKEQVPRRVRSGINMSAKDRLENLMLARRSISDLSIMKPTYISQDEMMTKGGVSENGGGVRVRMRLPKAEVEKLMKESKNEEEAAEKIMEIYLMNNNGNGNGGKQIAEKVDDDDDKVSLRLNQQMHWNNNNNNKDGHGRVRDGIKNRAEKRVSFCPINEGEIQIAVA, via the coding sequence ATGGGAAACAGCTTGGGAGGCAAGAAGACAACCAAAGTGATGAAAATAAACGGTGAGACATTCAAATTGAAGACACCGATCCAAGCCAATGAGGTAGTGAAGGACTACCCAGGTCACGTGTTGTTAGAATCAGAATCCGTGAAGCATTTCGGAACAAGAGCTAAGCCTCTAGAACCTCACCAAGAATTGCAGCCAAAGAGGCTGTATTTCCTTGTGGAATTGCCTAAAGTTCAAAAAGAGCAAGTTCCAAGGAGAGTGAGATCGGGCATAAACATGAGCGCCAAAGACAGGCTTGAGAATTTGATGCTGGCTCGGAGATCGATTTCCGACCTTTCGATCATGAAACCGACATACATTTCCCAAGATGAGATGATGACAAAAGGAGGAGTATCGGAAAATGGTGGTGGTGTGAGGGTGAGGATGAGATTGCCGAAAGCGGAGGTTGAGAAGTTGATGAAGGAAAGCAAAAACGAAGAGGAAGCAGCGGAGAAGATCATGGAGATCTATTTGATGAATAATAATGGTAATGGAAATGGTGGGAAACAGATTGCAGAGAAggtggatgatgatgatgataaggtTAGTTTGAGATTGAACCAGCAAATGCattggaataataataataataataaggatggCCATGGAAGAGTTAGAGATGGTATCAAAAACAGGGCTGAG
- the LOC107418223 gene encoding U-box domain-containing protein 11 — protein MACEVAGDGEDRSPELLKLVHDVVGVSIGGGAFKKDGTDLVRRIALLSHLFEEIRDFKGTHLNFMPLDASTSSSPSSSSSSVSSKESWVTDLVVALQAAKRLLLVVANFHSDNAPLEGASKKIAFQFQCVTWKLEKALGNLPYDHYEISEEVQEQVDLVRAQLKRATERYGSMNSMKISFYPSSHPLDKEIQVESGKMVHGLHKENTGNYDLEVTVKPNAIRRTESLKSHNVDHQMIQKSEVLRTSSSTPDLCSTNDKDADRKENPASKNLDEIKKPDSLIIPDDYLCPISLELMRDPVIVATGQTYERSYIQRWIDCGNKTCPKTQQKLENLTLTPNYVLRSLINQWCHTHNIEQPTGLTNGKIKKSDGSFRDVSGDIAVIEALVHKLSSRSIEEHRAAATEIRSLSKRSTDNRILIAEAGAIPILVNLLTTEDVLTQENAVTSILNLSIYENNKGLIMLAGAIPSIVQVLRAGSMEARENAAATLFSLSLADENKIIIGASGAIPALVDLLQNGSTRGKKDAATALFNLCIYQGNKGRAVRAGIIAALLKMLTDFSNGMVDEALTIMSVLASHQEAKVAIVKAGTIPVLIDLMRTGLPRNKENAAAILLALCKRDTENLASISRLGAVIPLSELAKSGTERAKRKATSLLEHLRKLQQV, from the exons ATGGCCTGCGAAGTCGCCGGAGACGGCGAGGACCGTTCGCCGGAGCTGCTGAAGTTGGTGCACGACGTCGTTGGGGTGTCCATTGGTGGCGGTGCTTTCAAGAAAGACGGAACGGATCTCGTCCGTCGAATCGCCTTGCTTTCGCATCTGTTCGAAGAGATAAGGGACTTCAAAGGAACCCATTTGAACTTTATGCCGTTGGATGCATCGACTTCTTCTTcaccatcttcatcttcttcttctgtttcttCGAAGGAGTCTTGGGTGACTGATCTGGTGGTTGCTCTCCAAGCTGCTAAGCGTCTCCTTTTGGTCGTTGCCAACTTCCATTCCGATAATGCCCCTCTT gaGGGAGCTTCCAAAAAGATCGCCTTTCAATTTCAATGTGTGACGTGGAAATTGGAGAAAGCGCTGGGTAATTTACCATATGATCATTATGAAATCTCAGAGGAAGTTCAGGAACAG GTTGATTTGGTGAGAGCTCAATTAAAAAGAGCCACTGAAAGATATGGGTCTATGAATTCTATGAAGATATCCTTTTATCCTTCATCCCATCCTCTGGACAAAGAAATTCAGGTTGAATCGGGAAAAATGGTACATGGCTTGCATAAAGAGAATACTGGTAATTATGATCTTGAAGTTACCGTAAAGCCGAATGCTATTCGGAGAACTGAAAGCCTGAAAAGCCATAATGTAGATCATCAGATGATTCAGAAATCAGAAGTGCTGAGGACCTCTTCTTCAACTCCTGATTTATGTTCAACCAATGACAAGGATGCTGATAGAAAAGAGAATCCAGCTAGTAAAAATCTGGATGAAATCAAGAAACCTGATTCATTAATAATTCCTGATGATTATCTATGCCCAATATCCCTGGAACTAATGAGGGATCCGGTTATTGTGGCCACGGGACAG ACATATGAGAGATCATATATACAGAGATGGATAGATTGTGGGAACAAAACATGTCCGAAAACTCAGCAAAAGCTGGAAAATTTGACGCTAACTCCAAACTATGTTTTGAGAAGTCTAATTAATCAGTGGTGTCATACACACAATATTGAACAACCAACGGGATTGACtaatgggaaaataaaaaaaagtgacgGATCATTTCGTGATGTTAGTGGGGATATAGCAGTAATTGAAGCCCTGGTACACAAGCTGTCTAGCCGGTCGATTGAGGAGCATAGAGCTGCTGCAACTGAAATCCGATCACTGTCCAAAAGGAGCACAGATAACCGAATACTAATTGCTGAAGCAGGTGCCATACCTATTCTGGTCAACCTTTTAACAACAGAAGATGTGTTAACACAGGAGAATGCAGTCACTTCTATTCTTAATCTCTCTATTTATGAAAATAACAAGGGACTTATAATGCTAGCTGGTGCCATTCCTTCTATTGTCCAAGTGCTCAGAGCTGGGAGCATGGAAGCCAGAGAAAATGCTGCTGCAACCCTTTTTAGTTTGTCTCTTGCGGAtgagaacaaaataataattggtGCCTCGGGAGCAATCCCAGCACTGGTGGATTTGCTCCAAAATGGGAGCACTAGAGGGAAGAAGGATGCTGCAACCGCATTATTCAATTTGTGCATTTATCAGGGAAACAAGGGGAGGGCTGTCAGGGCGGGCATAATCGCAGCATTACTGAAGATGCTCACAGATTTTAGCAATGGCATGGTTGATGAAGCTCTTACTATTATGTCTGTTCTTGCTAGCCATCAAGAAGCGAAAGTTGCCATTGTAAAGGCCGGCACTATACCTGTATTGATAGATCTAATGAGGACAGGTCTGCCACGGAACAAAGAGAATGCAGCTGCTATTTTACTTGCCTTGTGCAAAAGAGATACCGAGAACCTTGCCTCCATAAGTAGGCTTGGTGCAGTCATACCCTTGTCAGAACTCGCAAAGAGTGGCACTGAGAGGGCCAAACGGAAGGCTACTTCTTTGTTGGAACATCTTCGAAAATTACAGCAGGTCTAA